A window from Mytilus galloprovincialis chromosome 8, xbMytGall1.hap1.1, whole genome shotgun sequence encodes these proteins:
- the LOC143085138 gene encoding dehydrogenase/reductase SDR family member 7-like, which translates to MMDWLYLIFLFMLTWFVIALIMIVLGDCDLLLQIAEKFGKSPSSLKNKVVWITGSSSGIGECLAYELSKVGCKLILSARRKDELERVRGQCIEKWGVKADDILVVPLDMVEFDTHAAAVEKVINKFGQVDILVNNAGRSQRAEWIKTSLEVDQQVLNVNVLGVLSLTKLVLPYMLKRNEGHIVNMSSIAGKIGAPFSGSYTGAKHAIQGWFDALRIEVLENNIAVTNLCPGPVFSNLLDIAFVGEAGKVLKQTMEPTDKRMKTTRCAELSAIAIANKLDECWIALNPVLFLTYANQYSPVLGKFVGKKFGLKIMKRLREGR; encoded by the exons ATGATGGACTGGTTGTATTTGATATTCTTGTTTATGCTGACATGGTTCGTCATAGCTCTGATAATGATAGTCTTGGGAGACTGTGATCTTTTACTTCAAATCGCTGAAAAATTCGGAAAATCACCAA GCTCTTTAAAGAATAAAGTAGTTTGGATAACTGGGTCATCTAGTGGTATCGGCGAATGTTTAGCTTATGAATTGTCTAAAGTGGGATGCAAACTGATTCTATCTGCTCGGCGAAAAGACGAATTAGAGCGAGTCAGAGGACAATGTATTG AGAAATGGGGTGTGAAGGCGGATGATATCTTAGTGGTACCGTTAGATATGGTAGAATTTGATACTCATGCAGCAGCTGTCGAGAAAGTCATTAATAAATTTGGGCAG GTTGACATTTTAGTCAACAATGCTGGACGATCACAGAGAGCTGAATGGATAAAGACATCATTAGAAGTGGACCAACAAGTTTTGAATGTAAATGTACTTGGAGTGCTCTCCCTTACAAAGCTTGTTTTACCGTACATGCTCAAAAGGAATGAAGGACATATTGTAAACATGAGCAGTATTGCTGGAAAAATAG GGGCACCGTTTTCTGGATCTTACACTGGAGCTAAACATGCAATTCAG GGTTGGTTTGATGCCTTGAGAATTGAGGTTCTCGAAAACAACATAGCAGTAACAAATCTGTGCCCAGGACCAGTATTTTCAAATCTTTTGGATATTGCTTTCGTAGGGGAAGCTGGAAAG GTACTGAAGCAGACAATGGAGCCTACTGACAAACGGATGAAAACAACACGTTGTGCAGAATTAAGTGCCATAGCAATAGCCAATAAACTTGATGAATGCTGGATTGCCTTGAATCCTGTCCTTTTTCTTACATATGCAAATCAATACTCCCCAGTGTTGGGGAAATT TGTTGGAAAGAAGTTTGGTTTGAAAATAATGAAGAGATTGAGAGAAGGTCgttaa